CAGTCGCGCCTTGGCGCGGGTGGAGAAAAGCCTGGTGGTCAGAAAGGCGGCGGGCGAACCGGGTAGCGCGACAGGTTTGCCATCGCGCACGATAAAACGCTTCTCGGCGTTCTTGTTGGCGCACTGCCGACGACCTTCGAGACCGAGATCAAGAATGAGTGCGCCGATTGTCGGCGACGTTTCGAGGAGCGTATTCGGTCCGTACTCCGCCAGGTAACCATCCTTGCGAACAGATTGGATGACTCCGCCGACGCGCCCGGCGGACTCGTAGATCGTCACGGGAATGTTTTTTTGTCCAAGCCGGAACCCCGTCGTCAGTCCGGTGATCCCGCCACCGATGATGGCCACGCTGTTCATATTGTTTTCGAAAAGCAATTTCCGTTTTGCGTCGGCGCGCAAGCATCAAACCGCATGGCAATGTTGCGGATGAACAAACGGCCGGAGTCAGTGACCGTGATCCCCGCGGCATCCTTCCTGATGAGGTGGTCTGATTCGAGGTCGGCCAGCGAGTCCAGTTCGCCTGCAAAGTATGTGGTGAAATCCTTTCCGAGCATTTCGGACATTTCCGCGTAGTTCAGGCTCAAGTCGCACATCAGGCGCATGATGGTCTGGCGGCGGACCTTGTCTTCGTCGGTGAGGATGCAGCCTTTTGCAAGCGGGGCCTTGCGCGCATCAAGCGCGGCGTAGTAGGCGGGGAGTTCCTTGAGGTTTTGCCAGTAAACGCCGTCGGCCTGCGAGATGGACGACATGCCGAACGCGTAAACGTCCGCGCCGCCGCGTGTGCTGTAGCCCTGGAAATTTCGTTGCAACGTCTTCTGCCGTTGTGCCACCGCAAGCTCGTCGTCCGCGCGGGCGAAATGATCCATCCCGATGTACACGTAGCCTTCGGAAGTCAACCTTTCGATCGTGAGCTTGAGCAGTTGGAGCTTGGTTTCCGCCGGCGGGAGGATTTTATCCGCCAGAATCTTTTGCGCGGGCTTGATCCAGGGCACGTGCGCGTAGCTGAAGACAGCAAGCCGGTCGGGCCGCAGCTGGAGGGTTTCATTCAGGGTTTTTTCGAACGACTCCGGCGTTTGATGGGGCAGGCCGTAAATGAGATCGACGTTCAAGGATCTGAATCCGGTGTCGCGGATCCAATCGACTACCATCTTTGTCTGAGCGAACGGCTGAATGCGGTGCACAGCCTTCTGGACAAGCGGATTGTGGTCCTGCACACCCAAGGAGGCTCGATTGAAGCCGGCATCGCGAAGCGCGTCCAGATGGCCCCGCGTCACTCGGCGCGGATCGATTTCGACTCCGGCCTCGGCATCGGGGGACACATCAAACTGCGAGTGAATCATCCGGCCCAGCGCGCGGATTTCCTCCGGCGCCAGAAAAGTGGGAGTGCCGCCGCCCAGGTGAAGCTGTACGACTTTTCGCTTTGGGTTCAACAGCCGCCCCATGATGCCCAGTTCGCGCTTGAGGTAATTCAGGTAGGTGGCGCTGGCGCGTTGATCGGTCGTGATCACCGTCGTGCAGCCGCAAAACCAGCAGAGCGACTGGCAGAAGGGGAGGTGAAAGTAGAGCGACAGATCACGCTCCGTTTCATTGTTTGCGCAAATTTTTTCCAACAGCTGTCCGACGGAAACCTCATCGGTGAACCGCGTGGCCGGCGGATACGACGTGTAACGCGGGCCGGGCACGTTGTATTTCCGGACGAGATCCAGATCAACCTTGAGCGCGCTCATTTGAAACTCCGGACGGTTGCCACCAGGCTTTCAATGCATTCCAGCCGGGCCGTTGGCGGCGTGCCGTGACCGAGGTTGAAAATATGGCCGTTGTGGCCGCGCATCGTTTCGAGAATACGGCTCGTCTCGATGGCCACAACGGCTGGAGTGGTGTTGAGCAGAAACGGATCAAGGTTTCCCTGAACACCGACGTTCTCCGGAAAGTGCTCGCGAACTTCCGCCAGCGGTACCGTCCAGTCAACGCTGAAGGCCTGCGCTCCTGTTCGCAGTAGTACATCCCGGCTTCCATATGCTCCCTTACCAAAAACAATGACCGGCGTCCCTCCGCCGAGCGACTCGATGATCCACCTGATCCAGATGGACGAAGCCGGTTCGTAAACGTCGGCAGACAGGATTCCTCCCAGACTGTCGAAGATCTGAATCGCGTCCACGCCGGCGTCGATTTGCAGTTGCAGGAATTGAGTCACCGCCGTGGTCAATTTCTCCATCAGGCG
Above is a genomic segment from Candidatus Angelobacter sp. containing:
- the hemG gene encoding protoporphyrinogen oxidase: MNSVAIIGGGITGLTTGFRLGQKNIPVTIYESAGRVGGVIQSVRKDGYLAEYGPNTLLETSPTIGALILDLGLEGRRQCANKNAEKRFIVRDGKPVALPGSPAAFLTTRLFSTRAKARLLAEPFIRRAPATCEESLGEFVRRRIGREFLDYAINPFVAGVYAGDPDRLSVKHAFPRLHALEQRYGSLLAGQFFGARERKRRAETSKQNAKKVSFDDGLQVLIDALRRRLDG
- the hemN gene encoding oxygen-independent coproporphyrinogen III oxidase, with the protein product MSALKVDLDLVRKYNVPGPRYTSYPPATRFTDEVSVGQLLEKICANNETERDLSLYFHLPFCQSLCWFCGCTTVITTDQRASATYLNYLKRELGIMGRLLNPKRKVVQLHLGGGTPTFLAPEEIRALGRMIHSQFDVSPDAEAGVEIDPRRVTRGHLDALRDAGFNRASLGVQDHNPLVQKAVHRIQPFAQTKMVVDWIRDTGFRSLNVDLIYGLPHQTPESFEKTLNETLQLRPDRLAVFSYAHVPWIKPAQKILADKILPPAETKLQLLKLTIERLTSEGYVYIGMDHFARADDELAVAQRQKTLQRNFQGYSTRGGADVYAFGMSSISQADGVYWQNLKELPAYYAALDARKAPLAKGCILTDEDKVRRQTIMRLMCDLSLNYAEMSEMLGKDFTTYFAGELDSLADLESDHLIRKDAAGITVTDSGRLFIRNIAMRFDACAPTQNGNCFSKTI